A region of the Pseudarthrobacter oxydans genome:
TAGCTGGGGCGGGAGCCTTGTGGCTAGGCGTTCAGGCATCAATCATTGATAAGGAGTTGAACGAGGCAACCCGTCTCGTTGCAACTCTAAAGGATCAGATTGCAAATGACGACGCGTTAAAGGCTGCCGAGACAGCTGACCACATCCGGGAAAAAACGGCCGCCGCCACTGATGCTACTCGTGATCCTGTCTGGACTCTCGCGGCAAGCCTTCCAGGGCTCGGACCAAACCTCAGCGCAGTGTCAGAGGTGGCACGCGCCGCTGACGACGTGGCCACTCTCGGGCTTCGACCTCTCGTAAGTGTCTACAGCTCACTGGATTGGGACGCTCTCCTGCCAAGTACCGAAGCCACCGACTTGAAACCATTGCAGACCGCATCACCAAGCGTGTCAGCGGCAGCGCAAGCTGTGCGGAACTCCGCCGATCGACTCGGATCGATTGACACGAGCAAGCTCCTGCCCCAGGTGACCGAACCCCTAAACCGAGCTAAGGACGAACTCCATTCAGTCACAGGAACGCTAGATGCTGCAGCAAGTGCATCGCGGATAGCTCCAGGGATGTTGGGAGTGGAGGCGCCGAGAAACTATCTCTTAATGATCCAAAATAATGCCGAGATTAGGGCCACCGGCGGAATACCAGGAGCATTGGCAATCCTCACAATCGACAACGGCAGGCTCAGCCTTGGTGCGCAAAGCAGCGCCGGTGAAGTGGGAGTGATGGCGCCGCCTTTGCCTGTGGAAGCAGAACAACAGGCGATCTACTCCGCGCGTTTGGGTAAGTTTATGCAAGATGTGAATTTATCCCCTGATTTCCCCTCGGCGGCAGCAACTGCACAACAGATGTGGGAACGAAAGACCGGCCAACGGGTTGATGGTGTAATTGCGATTGATCCGATAGCACTTAGTTACATCCTGAAGGCCACTGGGCCAGTGCAACTCACCGGGGCAGAAGCGGCCGCTTCAACCCAATTGGGACTCCCGACGGAGCTCAGTCACACTAACGTGGTGAGCACGCTGTTATCCGATGTGTATTCGAAGGTTGAGCAACCCCGAGATCAGGATGCATATTTTGCAGGCGTCGCACAGGAGATATTCTCAGCACTTTCCGACGGACAAGGCGATGCTGATGGACTCGTCAAAGGATTGACCCGCGCCTCGGAAGAGGGCAGGGTCCTCGTCTGGTCCCGGTCTGCCGACGAGCAGGCTGTACTTGCACGTTATCCGCTAGGGGGTGCTATCTCCGGACCGAGTGTTTCTCCGGCGCAGTTCGGCGTGTACTTCAACGACGGCACCGGGGCAAAAATGGACTACTACGTCAAGCGTACCGTCCAGCTGGTAAAGGAATGCCCTAGGGACGGATACGAGGAGACAACGGTCCGTATCACGAGCACAAATACTGCCCCCGTCGATGCCGCCACCGCTTTGCCCGCATATGTCACGGGCAACGGTCACTTCGGTGTGCCGGCAGGCTCAGTTCAGACCAACATCCTTGCCTACGGCCCTGTGCAAGCAAATGTGGAGACTGCGAAAGTCGACGGTCGGCGGACAGACTTCGCACCGTATCTACACAGCAACCGGCCTGTTGGGGTCATTGCCGTCGTATTGGGACCAGGTGAGAGCACGACGGTCGAGTTCACCTTCGGCAAAATCGTCCAGCACACGGAACCTGACTTGTTTGTCACGCCGACGGTTCAAGCTGTAAAGGACGTGATGCTCCCGATAGAAAATGCTGTTTGCGGCTGAGATGTGGACGGCTCGTTAACACTATGTAAACCGACTGGATTGAGATTGCTCACAGGGAAGACTAGATGGTAGCTTCTTACTTGGGATAACTATCCGAAGTTCTGCACAGGGTCTCGTGTGGAGGGGAACACTCCCCAGATCGGGTACATCAAAACTTAAACGTCTCCGGGGGGACACATGAAAAAAACACTCGCAGCACTCGCACTTGCCGGTTCCATTGCGCTTGTAGGCGCGGCTCCTTCAATGGCAGCCACCTACCCCGCCCTACCGCCTCAGGCCGCCGTTTCTGACGGTGTAGTCGGTCCGGGTGAGGACTTCATTTTCAGTGGTCAGGGCTTCCTTGCTGGCGAAACTCTCACCATCACCGTGACTCCGGGCGACGCTCCGGCCTCGGACGGCGCAAGCATCGCCGGAGGTGCGGCTGTCGCGGCGAAGATCAATCTTTACCTGGCTCCGAGCACTCTCAGCACGACGGCTGACGCGCAGGGCAGGTTCTCAATTCCCATTTCCATCAGCGAAGCCGGCACCTACTCCATCACGGCAACCGGCAACACCTCCGGTGTAACCGTTGGTCCTGTGACGGTTAAGGTTGTCGCTTCACTCGCCAACACGGGCGGCGCCCCGCTGGCTAACACGGGCAGCGGCCTGGCCAACACGGGCGCTGACTCCGGTCTGATCCTCTGGACCCTGGTCGGGGCTGGAGCTTTGGCTGCCGGCGCAACTTCGGTTGTTGTTGTTCGCCGCCGTGCCAAGGCTGAGGCTGCTGCCTAACAGCAACAGGCAATAACCACTGAAGAAGGTGGGTGTACTCCAGAAATGGGGAACACCCACCTTCTTTCTTTAAGGTCTCAACGGGCTAAGCAACGAAGGCTGGGGGTGGGACTGTGGTATCAATATGAGCTATGGGGAGACATTGGCGCAGAACACCGAGAGAGTACGACTTCTCCATACCACTCCCCCGCCCGCAGGTGCTCCGCTACGCCCTTCTTTTACTTCTGGCGGCATCCGCCACCGCGACCACAGCATTAGCCCTTCTACGGACCTCCTGAGGCCCAGCTTGGGGCACCTCCGCGACCAAAGGCTTTGGCAGGTCATCCTCGCAGCCATGCTGATTGCTCTGTCCGTCATGGCGTTTTGGCCAAGCCCCGTCGATCAGCCGTTACAAGGTCAACTGGCTGCTGTGCGGGATTACCTTCATCGCCACGGAATTCCAGCTTGGTTCAACTACAACTTTGTTGAGGCATCGGCAAATGTAGCGCTCTTCGTGCCGCTAGGAATAGTAAGCTCGCTGGCCTTTCCTGATAAATGCTGGTGGCAGGTTGGAGCATTTGGCCTGCTGATTTCCGGCTGCATGGAGCTGGGTCAGCTGCTATTTCTTCACAACCGCTTTTCGACCCCGCAAGACCTCGTGACAAACGCGTCAGGAGCAGTCACAGGCGCGCTCCTGACCGGATGGGCGCTCAAAAGACTAGAGGCCCGCCACCCTGCGGTAGCGGACCTCTAGAAGGTATTGAAGCGCAAAGCTAGTTCACGAAGCCCTTCATCCAGGTCTTCAGGTCCTCGCCGAACTCCACGCGCTCAGACGCGAGTGTGATGACGGCTTTGAGGTAGCTCAGCTTATCGCCGGTGTCGTAGCGGCGGCCCTTGAAGACCACGCCGTACACGCCGGAGCCTTCGCCCTCGCCTGCAGCCAGGGTCTGCAGCGCATCGGTCAGCTGGATCTCGCCGCCGCGGCCCGGCTCGGTGTTCTCCAGGACGCCGAACACTGACGGGTGCAGCACATACCGGCCGATCACCGCGAGGTTGGACGGCGCCTCCCCCACGGCAGGCTTCTCAACGAGGCTGTTCACGCGGACGTAATTCTCGCCGTCCTCCGCTGTGATGTCCGCGCAGCCGTAGGCGCTGATCTGGGACGGGTCCACCTCGATTAGGGCGATCACTGAACCGCCTGTCTTCTGCTGCACCTCCATCATGGTGCTGAGCAGGTCCTCGTCCTCGTCGATGAGGTCGTCGCCGAGCAGGACGGCAAAGGGCTCGTTGCCCACGTGCTGGCTGGCGCACAGCACCGCGTGGCCCAGGCCCTTGGC
Encoded here:
- a CDS encoding DUF4012 domain-containing protein, with the protein product MLGVEAPRNYLLMIQNNAEIRATGGIPGALAILTIDNGRLSLGAQSSAGEVGVMAPPLPVEAEQQAIYSARLGKFMQDVNLSPDFPSAAATAQQMWERKTGQRVDGVIAIDPIALSYILKATGPVQLTGAEAAASTQLGLPTELSHTNVVSTLLSDVYSKVEQPRDQDAYFAGVAQEIFSALSDGQGDADGLVKGLTRASEEGRVLVWSRSADEQAVLARYPLGGAISGPSVSPAQFGVYFNDGTGAKMDYYVKRTVQLVKECPRDGYEETTVRITSTNTAPVDAATALPAYVTGNGHFGVPAGSVQTNILAYGPVQANVETAKVDGRRTDFAPYLHSNRPVGVIAVVLGPGESTTVEFTFGKIVQHTEPDLFVTPTVQAVKDVMLPIENAVCG
- a CDS encoding LPXTG cell wall anchor domain-containing protein yields the protein MKKTLAALALAGSIALVGAAPSMAATYPALPPQAAVSDGVVGPGEDFIFSGQGFLAGETLTITVTPGDAPASDGASIAGGAAVAAKINLYLAPSTLSTTADAQGRFSIPISISEAGTYSITATGNTSGVTVGPVTVKVVASLANTGGAPLANTGSGLANTGADSGLILWTLVGAGALAAGATSVVVVRRRAKAEAAA
- a CDS encoding VanZ family protein → MLIALSVMAFWPSPVDQPLQGQLAAVRDYLHRHGIPAWFNYNFVEASANVALFVPLGIVSSLAFPDKCWWQVGAFGLLISGCMELGQLLFLHNRFSTPQDLVTNASGAVTGALLTGWALKRLEARHPAVADL
- the galU gene encoding UTP--glucose-1-phosphate uridylyltransferase GalU; translation: MTTGKAITKAVIPAAGLGTRFLPATKAMPKEMLPVVDRPAIQYVVEEAVKSGLTDLLMITGRNKRSLEDHFDREPGLERALELKGDKDRLESVQYASELGPIHYVRQGEAKGLGHAVLCASQHVGNEPFAVLLGDDLIDEDEDLLSTMMEVQQKTGGSVIALIEVDPSQISAYGCADITAEDGENYVRVNSLVEKPAVGEAPSNLAVIGRYVLHPSVFGVLENTEPGRGGEIQLTDALQTLAAGEGEGSGVYGVVFKGRRYDTGDKLSYLKAVITLASERVEFGEDLKTWMKGFVN